Proteins encoded by one window of Ramlibacter tataouinensis:
- a CDS encoding ATP-binding response regulator: MNWFSRVFAHYEAYHAYGPPRLKYMGYLGAVTYIAFFFLRFTRSKPEIWDDIGFRLVAVALFLGLGLKDHWPRRLKPYYIRYSYGVLLYCLPCFTVLVALERGGGVPAISNAFIVLCFLVMLTDWRNTLVMLAAGTGLAALWYALTVDQPRVPMDLVSQLPAYALIVIGGNLFKFSTEQIDAERKLRATQGLAGSIAHELRHPLAQVHHSLQAMQRVLPAPGLSGGQLAPVGPADVDTLYRHLAHGEQAVQRGLQVISMTLDEVSARPLDTASFSYLSAAAVVSKAVEEYGYDSEDECAAVAVQVQEDFQFRGDETACLFVLFNLIKNALYYLRLQPGTRVWIMVGGQQVRVRDNGPGIAPEVLPTLFEPFRSVGKSGGTGLGLAYCQRVMKAFGGTIRCQSQPGAFTEFTLQFPAVGEQAREEHHARGLAQARDALAGKRLLMVEDDAAQRALTRHKLRPVGLSIDEAADGQRALDLLARHAYDLVLLDLNMPVVDGYQVAQRLRQGQAPANRYVRIVAHTSEPAHVARVKTQRAGIDSFVAKPSDQLPLVQALVQALQRQGAEVAAHALAGRRVLLADDSAYNRRAVAAYLREAGAEVVEVDTGQAALQALGQASPFDAVLMDLGMPGMGGLDTARAVRASRQPWSGVPILALTAHSDAPAMQGAREAGMDGFLVKPVEAMQLYEALGAVLAGGAAQSHQPTAAAGPAGGSDGPLLNEARLESYRRLGLLDELLADYLPEIARLVGSLEHAVRAQDLHQARDALHSLLGMSGEAGALALYQQVRQVYVPVLEESRWPAGADWLQQVQALAARTDQALRDYGARHQPREEA; the protein is encoded by the coding sequence ATGAACTGGTTCTCGCGCGTGTTCGCCCACTACGAGGCCTACCACGCGTACGGCCCGCCGCGGCTGAAGTACATGGGCTACCTGGGCGCGGTCACGTACATCGCCTTCTTCTTCCTGCGCTTCACGCGCAGCAAGCCGGAGATCTGGGACGACATCGGCTTCCGGCTGGTGGCCGTGGCGCTGTTCCTCGGCCTGGGGCTGAAAGACCACTGGCCGCGCCGGCTCAAGCCCTACTACATCCGCTACTCCTACGGGGTGCTGCTGTACTGCCTGCCGTGCTTCACGGTGCTGGTCGCGCTGGAGCGCGGCGGCGGCGTACCGGCGATCTCCAACGCCTTCATCGTGCTGTGTTTCCTGGTCATGCTGACCGACTGGCGCAACACGCTGGTGATGCTGGCGGCGGGCACCGGCCTGGCCGCGCTCTGGTACGCACTGACGGTCGACCAGCCACGCGTGCCGATGGACCTGGTGTCCCAGCTGCCGGCCTATGCGCTGATCGTGATCGGCGGCAACCTGTTCAAGTTCTCCACCGAGCAGATCGACGCCGAGCGCAAGCTGCGCGCCACCCAGGGCCTGGCCGGCTCGATCGCGCACGAGTTGCGGCACCCGCTGGCGCAGGTGCACCACAGCCTGCAGGCCATGCAGCGCGTGCTGCCGGCGCCGGGGCTGTCGGGCGGCCAGCTGGCGCCGGTCGGCCCGGCCGACGTCGACACGCTGTACCGGCACCTGGCCCATGGCGAGCAGGCCGTGCAGCGCGGCCTGCAGGTGATCTCCATGACACTGGACGAGGTCAGCGCGCGGCCGCTGGACACCGCCAGCTTCTCCTACCTGTCGGCCGCCGCGGTGGTCTCCAAGGCGGTCGAGGAGTACGGCTACGACAGCGAGGACGAGTGCGCCGCCGTCGCCGTGCAGGTGCAGGAGGACTTCCAGTTCCGGGGCGACGAGACCGCCTGCCTGTTTGTGCTGTTCAACCTGATCAAGAATGCGCTGTACTACCTGCGGCTGCAGCCGGGCACGCGCGTCTGGATCATGGTCGGCGGCCAGCAGGTGCGGGTGCGCGACAACGGGCCCGGCATCGCGCCCGAGGTGCTGCCCACCCTGTTCGAGCCGTTCCGCTCGGTCGGCAAGTCGGGCGGCACCGGCCTGGGGCTGGCCTATTGCCAGCGGGTGATGAAGGCGTTCGGCGGCACCATTCGCTGCCAGTCGCAGCCCGGCGCCTTCACCGAGTTCACGCTGCAGTTCCCGGCGGTGGGCGAGCAGGCGCGCGAGGAGCACCACGCCCGCGGACTGGCGCAGGCGCGCGATGCGCTGGCCGGCAAGCGGCTGCTGATGGTGGAGGACGACGCCGCCCAGCGGGCCCTTACCCGGCACAAGCTGCGGCCGGTCGGGCTGTCGATCGACGAGGCGGCCGACGGGCAGCGGGCTCTGGACCTGCTGGCCCGGCACGCCTACGACCTGGTGCTGCTGGATCTGAACATGCCGGTGGTCGACGGCTACCAGGTGGCCCAGCGGCTGCGCCAGGGCCAGGCGCCCGCCAACCGCTACGTCCGCATCGTCGCCCACACCAGCGAGCCGGCCCATGTGGCGCGGGTCAAGACCCAGCGGGCCGGCATCGACAGCTTCGTCGCCAAGCCCAGCGACCAGTTGCCGCTGGTGCAGGCCCTGGTGCAGGCACTGCAACGGCAAGGCGCGGAAGTGGCGGCCCATGCGCTGGCCGGCCGCCGGGTGCTGCTGGCCGACGACAGCGCCTACAACCGGCGTGCGGTGGCGGCCTACCTGCGCGAAGCCGGCGCCGAGGTGGTCGAGGTCGACACCGGCCAGGCGGCGCTGCAGGCGCTCGGCCAGGCCTCCCCGTTCGACGCGGTGCTGATGGACCTGGGCATGCCCGGCATGGGCGGCCTGGACACCGCCCGCGCCGTGCGCGCCAGCCGCCAGCCCTGGTCCGGCGTGCCGATCCTGGCCCTGACCGCCCATTCCGACGCCCCGGCCATGCAGGGCGCGCGCGAGGCCGGCATGGACGGCTTCCTGGTCAAGCCGGTCGAGGCCATGCAGTTGTACGAAGCCCTCGGCGCGGTGCTCGCCGGCGGCGCGGCGCAGTCGCACCAACCGACCGCTGCGGCCGGGCCGGCGGGCGGCAGCGACGGTCCGCTGCTCAACGAAGCGCGGCTGGAGAGCTACCGCCGGCTGGGCCTGCTGGACGAACTGCTGGCCGACTACCTGCCGGAGATCGCCCGGCTGGTCGGCTCGCTCGAGCACGCGGTGCGGGCGCAGGACCTCCACCAGGCGCGGGACGCGCTGCACTCGCTGCTGGGCATGAGCGGCGAGGCCGGCGCGCTGGCGCTTTACCAGCAGGTGCGCCAGGTCTATGTGCCGGTGCTCGAGGAGAGCCGCTGGCCGGCCGGCGCCGACTGGCTGCAGCAGGTGCAGGCGCTGGCGGCGCGCACCGACCAGGCGCTGCGCGACTACGGCGCTCGCCACCAGCCGCGCGAGGAGGCCTAG
- a CDS encoding hybrid sensor histidine kinase/response regulator, protein MEPAIARCILFVDDDERSRKWFARSFAGEFEVATAASADEALALLAEGSGRFAVLVTDYRMPGQDGMRLLCRVQREHRHVVRLLATAYAEKEVAIAAVNQGRVLRILEKPLEDEPTREALREALALYRTQALQRAMNENRAAALRETLGFLAHELNTPLATVRGCVASVASRHLPPNPQAPAGIARFEEHEPGELLAALERAERRALYCQSLVSTFLQSARDAYPGAAPQTVSAAALLAALRDEFPFEDAERGWVSFQVEQDFRLPGRRDLLYLVLCTLAKNALQALRDTPQPQLQVQAGCEADAGAARGWIRFVDNGPGIPAPVLERLTREPVTTRAGGNGMGLMFCQRVMQAAGGSVRIDSTEGAGTTVTLEFLRSVQPAPAAST, encoded by the coding sequence ATGGAACCTGCCATTGCACGCTGCATCCTGTTCGTCGATGACGACGAGCGTTCGCGCAAGTGGTTCGCGCGCAGCTTCGCCGGCGAATTCGAGGTCGCCACCGCCGCCAGCGCCGACGAGGCGCTGGCCCTGCTGGCCGAAGGCAGCGGCCGCTTTGCCGTCCTGGTCACCGACTACCGCATGCCCGGGCAGGACGGCATGCGACTGCTGTGCCGCGTGCAGCGCGAGCATCGCCACGTCGTTCGGCTGCTGGCCACCGCCTATGCGGAAAAGGAAGTGGCCATCGCGGCCGTCAACCAGGGCCGGGTGCTGCGCATCCTGGAAAAGCCGCTGGAGGACGAGCCGACCCGCGAAGCGCTGCGCGAGGCGCTGGCGCTGTACCGCACGCAGGCGCTGCAGCGCGCCATGAACGAGAACCGGGCGGCGGCCCTGCGCGAGACGCTGGGCTTCCTGGCGCACGAGCTGAACACGCCGCTGGCCACCGTGCGCGGCTGTGTCGCCAGCGTCGCATCGCGCCACCTGCCCCCCAACCCGCAGGCGCCGGCCGGCATCGCCCGCTTCGAGGAACACGAGCCGGGCGAGCTGCTGGCGGCGCTGGAGCGGGCCGAGCGGCGTGCGCTGTATTGCCAGTCGCTGGTCTCCACCTTCCTGCAGTCGGCGCGCGACGCTTATCCCGGCGCCGCGCCCCAGACGGTCAGCGCCGCGGCGCTGCTGGCGGCCTTGCGCGACGAGTTCCCGTTCGAGGACGCGGAGCGGGGCTGGGTCTCGTTCCAGGTGGAACAGGATTTCCGCCTGCCCGGCCGGCGCGACCTGCTGTACCTGGTGCTGTGCACGCTGGCCAAGAACGCGCTGCAGGCGCTGCGCGACACGCCGCAGCCGCAGCTGCAGGTCCAGGCCGGCTGCGAAGCGGACGCCGGCGCCGCCCGCGGCTGGATCCGCTTCGTCGACAACGGCCCCGGCATCCCCGCGCCGGTGCTGGAGCGCCTCACCCGTGAGCCGGTCACAACCCGGGCTGGCGGCAACGGCATGGGACTGATGTTCTGCCAGCGCGTGATGCAGGCCGCCGGCGGCTCCGTGCGCATCGACTCCACCGAAGGCGCGGGCACCACCGTGACGCTGGAGTTCCTGCGTTCGGTGCAGCCGGCGCCCGCCGCGTCGACCTGA
- a CDS encoding 3-(methylthio)propionyl-CoA ligase yields the protein MLGLMQSQPLLISSLIEFADRHQGDGEIVSRRVEGDIHRYTWRDVARRARQVANALDGMKLLFSDRVATLAWNGYRHLELYFGVSGSGRVLHTINPRLHPEQIAWIANHAEDQVLCFDATFLPLVQAVHAKCPTIRQYVLLCDSGKVPADTGIPNLVAYEDWIGGQPTGYEWPQFDENSASSMCYTSGTTGHPKAALYSHRSTLLHAYAAALPDVMGLSARDSVLPVVPMFHVNAWGIPYSAALTGCKLVFPGPALDGKSVYELVEAEKVTFAAGVPTVWQMLLGHMKQGGLRFSTLKRTVIGGSACPPAMIDAFREEYGVDVLHAWGMTEMSPLGTLCTLKNKHLAQPAGQQMAIRLKQGRAIFGVDMKIVGDGGQELPWDGKAFGDLYVRGPWVVREYFKGEGGDPLVDGWFPTGDVATIDADGFMQITDRSKDVIKSGGEWISSIDVENIAMAHPAVQMAACIGMKHPKWDERPIVAVVRKPGTEVTREELLKFYEGKIAKWQVPDDVVFVDAIPLGATGKMLKTRLREQLKDYRLPSA from the coding sequence ATGCTCGGCCTGATGCAAAGCCAACCCCTGCTGATTTCGTCGCTGATCGAGTTCGCCGACCGCCACCAGGGCGACGGTGAGATCGTCTCGCGCCGCGTCGAGGGCGACATCCACCGCTACACCTGGCGCGACGTCGCCCGGCGGGCGCGGCAGGTGGCGAATGCGCTCGACGGCATGAAGCTGCTGTTCTCGGACCGGGTCGCCACGCTGGCCTGGAACGGCTACCGGCACCTGGAGCTGTACTTCGGCGTGTCCGGCTCCGGCCGCGTGCTGCACACCATCAACCCGCGCCTGCACCCCGAGCAGATCGCCTGGATCGCCAACCATGCCGAAGACCAGGTGCTCTGCTTCGACGCCACCTTCCTGCCGCTGGTGCAGGCGGTGCATGCCAAGTGCCCCACCATCCGGCAGTACGTGCTGCTGTGCGACTCCGGCAAGGTGCCGGCCGACACCGGCATTCCCAACCTGGTCGCCTACGAGGACTGGATCGGCGGCCAGCCCACCGGCTACGAGTGGCCGCAGTTCGACGAGAACTCGGCCTCCAGCATGTGCTACACGAGCGGCACCACGGGCCACCCGAAGGCGGCGCTGTACAGCCACCGCTCGACCCTGCTGCACGCCTACGCCGCGGCGCTGCCCGACGTGATGGGCCTGTCGGCGCGCGACTCGGTGCTGCCGGTGGTTCCCATGTTCCACGTCAACGCCTGGGGCATCCCGTACTCGGCCGCGCTCACCGGCTGCAAGCTGGTGTTCCCCGGCCCGGCGCTGGACGGCAAGTCGGTCTATGAACTGGTCGAGGCCGAGAAGGTGACCTTCGCGGCTGGCGTGCCGACGGTGTGGCAGATGCTGCTGGGCCACATGAAGCAGGGCGGCCTGCGCTTCTCGACCCTCAAGCGCACCGTGATCGGCGGCTCGGCCTGCCCGCCCGCGATGATCGATGCCTTCCGCGAGGAGTACGGCGTCGACGTGCTGCATGCCTGGGGCATGACCGAGATGAGCCCGCTGGGCACGCTGTGCACGCTGAAGAACAAGCACCTCGCGCAGCCGGCCGGGCAGCAGATGGCGATCCGACTCAAGCAGGGCCGCGCGATCTTCGGGGTGGACATGAAGATCGTCGGCGACGGCGGCCAGGAACTGCCCTGGGACGGCAAGGCCTTCGGCGACCTGTACGTGCGCGGACCCTGGGTGGTGCGCGAGTACTTCAAGGGCGAGGGCGGCGACCCGCTGGTGGACGGCTGGTTCCCGACCGGCGACGTCGCCACCATCGACGCCGACGGCTTCATGCAGATCACCGACCGCAGCAAGGACGTGATCAAGTCCGGCGGCGAGTGGATCAGCTCGATCGACGTCGAGAACATTGCCATGGCGCACCCGGCGGTGCAGATGGCCGCGTGCATCGGCATGAAGCATCCCAAGTGGGACGAGCGGCCGATCGTGGCGGTGGTCAGGAAGCCCGGCACCGAAGTCACGCGCGAGGAACTGCTCAAGTTCTACGAGGGCAAGATTGCCAAGTGGCAGGTGCCGGACGACGTGGTGTTCGTCGATGCCATCCCGCTGGGCGCCACCGGCAAGATGCTCAAGACCCGGCTGCGCGAGCAACTGAAGGACTATCGGCTGCCGTCGGCCTGA
- a CDS encoding branched-chain amino acid ABC transporter substrate-binding protein has translation MGGPLKNETVRIAFMDPLSGPFANVGQNQLKSWQFVAEQLSGRAPSGVRFEVVGFDNKGSPQESLNTLKAAIDQGFRYVTQGNGSGAATAILDAVSKHNARNPGKEVVYLNYAAVDPALTNEKCDYWHYRLDADTSMKMEALTSFMKDQPSVKKVFLINQNYSHGHQVAKYFKDAIKRKRPDVQIVGEDLHPIGQVKDFSPYVAKIKQAGADTIVTGNWGQDLTLLVKALNDAGLKIPMYTYYAGVTGTPTALAAGGDSEVYVVAYGHANQTGEIGKLAADFHKKFNDDYYTFATYNGINLLNNAMAKAGSTDPVKVARALEGLSVKSFAGDVQMRGSDHQLQMPMYITKWQKAKKGEYSVENTGYTFVPIKQMDSYVSSTPTSCQMKRPGA, from the coding sequence ATGGGCGGGCCGCTCAAGAACGAGACCGTGCGCATCGCGTTCATGGACCCGCTGTCCGGGCCGTTCGCCAACGTCGGCCAGAACCAGCTCAAGAGCTGGCAGTTCGTCGCCGAGCAGCTCTCGGGCCGTGCGCCCTCGGGCGTGAGGTTCGAGGTGGTCGGCTTCGACAACAAGGGCTCGCCGCAGGAGAGCCTGAACACCCTGAAGGCGGCCATCGACCAGGGCTTCCGCTACGTCACCCAGGGCAACGGCTCGGGCGCCGCCACCGCCATCCTGGATGCCGTGTCCAAGCACAACGCGCGCAATCCCGGCAAGGAAGTCGTCTATCTCAACTACGCGGCGGTCGATCCGGCGTTGACCAACGAGAAGTGCGACTACTGGCACTACCGCCTGGACGCCGACACCTCCATGAAGATGGAGGCGCTGACCTCCTTCATGAAGGACCAGCCCAGCGTCAAGAAGGTCTTCCTGATCAACCAGAACTACTCGCACGGCCACCAGGTCGCCAAGTACTTCAAGGACGCGATCAAGCGCAAGCGCCCCGACGTGCAGATCGTCGGTGAAGACCTGCACCCGATCGGCCAGGTCAAGGACTTCTCGCCCTACGTGGCCAAGATCAAGCAGGCCGGCGCCGACACCATCGTCACCGGCAACTGGGGCCAGGACCTCACGCTGCTGGTCAAGGCGCTGAACGACGCCGGCCTGAAGATCCCGATGTACACCTACTACGCCGGCGTCACGGGCACGCCCACGGCGCTGGCCGCCGGCGGCGACAGCGAGGTGTACGTGGTGGCCTATGGCCACGCCAACCAGACCGGCGAGATCGGCAAGCTCGCCGCCGACTTCCACAAGAAGTTCAACGACGACTACTACACCTTCGCCACCTACAACGGCATCAACCTGCTGAACAACGCGATGGCCAAGGCCGGCTCCACCGACCCGGTCAAGGTGGCGCGGGCGCTGGAAGGGCTGTCGGTCAAGAGCTTCGCCGGCGACGTGCAGATGCGCGGCTCCGACCACCAGCTGCAGATGCCGATGTACATCACCAAGTGGCAAAAGGCCAAGAAGGGCGAGTACAGCGTCGAGAACACCGGCTACACCTTCGTGCCGATCAAGCAGATGGATTCCTACGTGTCCAGCACGCCCACCAGCTGCCAGATGAAGCGGCCGGGCGCGTGA
- a CDS encoding branched-chain amino acid ABC transporter permease yields the protein MLSSGLTLIFSMMGVLNFAHASFYMLGAYFAFTTAQLVGYWPALAVAPLLVGVLGALFEKYCLRRVHKFGHVPELLITFGLSFILLEMVQLVWGTGSVDYRVPAALDGPLFTLYGTQFPMYRGFMMLVAVLMLVAIWLLLTRTRIGLVIQAALTHPGAVEALGHNVPRVFMLVFGGGAALAGLAGVIGGNAFVTEPGMAATVGSIIFVVVVVGGMGSLSGAFLASLLIGIVQTFAVGVDASIQGALDTVGLHVSSDTFGYALWKLKISQVAPILPYLFLVLMLIFRPKGLLGTREG from the coding sequence ATGCTGAGTTCAGGCCTCACGCTGATCTTCAGCATGATGGGCGTGCTCAACTTCGCCCACGCCAGCTTCTACATGCTGGGGGCGTACTTCGCGTTCACCACCGCGCAGCTGGTGGGCTACTGGCCGGCGCTGGCAGTCGCGCCGCTGCTGGTGGGCGTGCTGGGCGCCCTGTTCGAGAAGTACTGCCTACGCCGGGTGCACAAGTTCGGCCACGTGCCCGAGCTGCTCATCACCTTCGGCCTGTCCTTCATCCTGCTCGAGATGGTGCAACTGGTGTGGGGCACCGGCTCGGTCGACTACCGGGTGCCGGCGGCGCTGGACGGCCCGCTGTTCACGCTGTACGGCACCCAGTTCCCGATGTACCGCGGCTTCATGATGCTGGTGGCGGTGCTGATGCTGGTGGCGATCTGGCTGCTGCTCACGCGCACCCGCATCGGGCTGGTGATCCAGGCGGCGCTGACGCATCCGGGCGCGGTCGAGGCGCTGGGCCACAACGTGCCGCGCGTGTTCATGCTGGTGTTCGGCGGCGGCGCCGCGCTGGCCGGCCTGGCGGGCGTGATCGGCGGCAACGCCTTCGTCACCGAGCCGGGCATGGCGGCCACGGTGGGCTCCATCATCTTCGTGGTGGTGGTGGTCGGCGGCATGGGCTCGCTGTCGGGCGCGTTCCTGGCCTCGCTGCTGATCGGCATCGTGCAGACCTTCGCAGTGGGCGTGGACGCCTCCATCCAGGGCGCGCTGGACACGGTCGGCCTGCACGTGTCGTCCGACACCTTCGGCTACGCCCTCTGGAAGCTCAAGATCAGCCAGGTCGCGCCCATCCTGCCCTACCTGTTCCTGGTGCTGATGCTGATCTTCCGGCCCAAGGGCCTGCTGGGCACGCGGGAGGGCTGA
- a CDS encoding branched-chain amino acid ABC transporter permease, translating to MPLAGTSPSSIPATGAKAGYYEFKPWNVGRWLIWSLFAIVLLVAPLVFTSSLAHTMLSQMGIAIIVCLSYNMLLGQGGMLSFGHAVHSGLGAFLAIHALNLVSAGTLPLPVSLVPIAGGLAGLAFALLLGWVTTKKAATPFAMITLGIGELVWASSLMFPEFFGGEGGISGNRVTGSQPLGITFGPQIQLYYLIALYTFICTGAMYAFTRTPLGRMINAVRDNPERVEFVGYNTQMVRFLVFCVAAFFAGISGGLAALNFEIVTSEVVSGPRSGAYLLFTFLGGATFFFGPIIGAVLMVLAFVLLSELTKAWLLYLGLVFLFMVMYAPGGIASLIMMNMRVASFGRLRELWVSYLALGATALITLLGAAGLIEMVYHLKLNAALGPQLQFLGATLDAKGVDSWFGCTFVMLSGIGLFELTRRQFVRQWGEIQEFIEKETKRRESQP from the coding sequence ATGCCACTGGCGGGCACGTCGCCATCGTCCATCCCCGCCACCGGCGCCAAGGCGGGCTATTACGAGTTCAAGCCCTGGAACGTGGGCCGCTGGCTGATCTGGTCGCTGTTCGCCATCGTGCTGCTGGTGGCGCCGCTGGTGTTCACCAGCTCGCTGGCGCACACCATGCTCAGCCAGATGGGCATCGCGATCATCGTCTGCCTGTCCTACAACATGCTGCTGGGGCAGGGCGGCATGCTCAGCTTCGGGCATGCGGTGCACTCGGGCCTGGGCGCCTTCCTGGCGATCCACGCGCTCAACCTGGTCTCGGCCGGCACGCTGCCGCTGCCCGTGAGCCTGGTCCCCATCGCCGGCGGGCTGGCCGGCCTGGCCTTCGCGCTGCTGCTGGGATGGGTCACGACCAAGAAGGCCGCCACCCCGTTCGCGATGATCACGCTGGGCATCGGCGAGCTGGTCTGGGCCTCGTCGCTGATGTTCCCCGAGTTCTTCGGCGGCGAGGGCGGCATCTCGGGCAACCGGGTGACCGGCTCCCAGCCGTTGGGCATCACCTTCGGGCCGCAAATACAGCTCTACTACCTGATCGCGCTCTACACCTTCATCTGCACCGGCGCCATGTACGCCTTCACCCGCACGCCGCTGGGCCGCATGATCAACGCGGTGCGCGACAACCCCGAGCGGGTCGAGTTCGTCGGCTACAACACCCAGATGGTGCGCTTCCTGGTGTTCTGCGTGGCGGCCTTCTTCGCCGGCATCTCCGGCGGGCTGGCGGCGCTGAACTTCGAGATCGTGACCTCCGAGGTGGTGAGCGGGCCGCGCTCGGGCGCCTACCTGCTGTTCACCTTCCTGGGCGGCGCCACCTTCTTCTTCGGGCCGATCATCGGCGCCGTGCTGATGGTGCTGGCCTTCGTGCTGCTGTCCGAGCTGACCAAGGCCTGGCTGCTGTACCTGGGCCTGGTGTTCCTGTTCATGGTGATGTACGCACCCGGCGGCATCGCCAGCCTGATCATGATGAACATGCGCGTGGCGTCGTTCGGCCGCCTGCGCGAGCTCTGGGTCAGCTACCTCGCGCTGGGCGCCACGGCGCTGATCACGCTGCTCGGGGCGGCCGGCCTGATCGAGATGGTCTACCACCTCAAGCTCAATGCCGCGCTGGGGCCGCAGCTGCAGTTCCTGGGCGCGACGCTCGATGCCAAGGGGGTGGACAGCTGGTTCGGCTGCACCTTCGTCATGCTCAGCGGCATCGGCCTGTTCGAGCTCACCCGGCGCCAGTTCGTGCGCCAGTGGGGCGAGATCCAGGAATTCATCGAAAAAGAGACCAAGCGCCGGGAGAGCCAGCCATGA
- a CDS encoding ABC transporter ATP-binding protein: MTAYALELRDLHKSFGKTEIIRGANLAVRPGERVAVIGPNGAGKSTLFNLISGRFEPSSGEVLLNGRRIDGKRPFEINRLGLSRSFQITNIFPKLSVFENLRCGVLWSLGYRYTFFKFLANLHDANERAEQLMQMIHLERKRDVLAVNLTYAEQRALEIGITIGGGAGVILLDEPTAGMSKSETRRFIELIKEVTVGKTLLTVEHDMGVVFGLADKIAVVVYGEVIAFDTPEKVRANQRVQEAYLGSHVADAQVGAHA, encoded by the coding sequence ATGACGGCGTACGCGCTGGAACTGCGCGACCTGCACAAGAGCTTCGGCAAGACCGAGATCATCCGCGGCGCCAACCTGGCCGTGCGGCCCGGCGAGCGGGTGGCGGTGATCGGCCCCAACGGCGCCGGCAAGTCGACCCTGTTCAACCTGATCAGCGGCCGCTTCGAGCCTAGCAGCGGCGAGGTGCTGCTCAACGGCCGGCGCATCGACGGCAAGCGGCCGTTCGAGATCAACCGGCTGGGCCTGTCGCGCAGCTTCCAGATCACCAACATCTTCCCCAAGCTCAGCGTCTTCGAGAACCTGCGCTGCGGCGTGCTGTGGAGCCTGGGCTACCGCTACACCTTCTTCAAGTTCCTGGCCAACCTGCACGACGCCAACGAGCGGGCCGAGCAGCTGATGCAGATGATCCACCTGGAGCGCAAGCGCGACGTGCTGGCCGTGAACCTGACGTACGCCGAGCAGCGTGCGCTGGAGATCGGCATCACCATCGGCGGCGGCGCCGGCGTGATCCTGCTGGACGAACCCACGGCCGGCATGAGCAAGAGCGAGACCCGGCGCTTCATCGAGCTGATCAAGGAAGTGACCGTCGGCAAGACGCTGCTGACGGTGGAGCACGACATGGGGGTGGTGTTCGGCCTGGCCGACAAGATCGCGGTGGTGGTCTACGGCGAGGTGATCGCCTTCGACACGCCGGAGAAGGTGCGCGCCAACCAGCGGGTGCAGGAGGCGTACCTCGGCTCTCACGTGGCGGATGCCCAGGTGGGAGCGCACGCATGA
- a CDS encoding ABC transporter ATP-binding protein — MLRIDNLHAFYGKSHVLHGVHFEVQPGEIVALLGRNGSGRSTTAKAIMGMVECTGSVEWKGQPTRGRKPYEIAHLGIGYVPENREIFPTLTVHQNLMLGQKRAGQQGRWSFDDMYAMFPRLKERQHTEAGVLSGGEQQMLTLCRTLMGDPELIIIDEPTEGLAPKIVELVGEYLKKLKERGLSVLLIEQKLTIAMTVSDRALVMGHGSIVFQGTPDSLRADAYTRKEWLEV, encoded by the coding sequence ATGCTCAGGATCGACAACCTCCACGCCTTCTACGGCAAGAGCCACGTCCTGCACGGCGTTCACTTCGAGGTGCAGCCCGGCGAGATCGTGGCTTTGCTGGGCCGCAACGGCTCTGGCCGCTCGACCACGGCCAAGGCCATCATGGGCATGGTCGAGTGCACCGGCTCGGTCGAATGGAAGGGCCAGCCTACGCGGGGGCGCAAGCCCTACGAGATCGCCCACCTGGGCATCGGCTACGTGCCGGAGAACCGCGAGATCTTCCCGACGCTGACGGTGCACCAGAACCTGATGCTGGGGCAGAAGCGCGCCGGCCAGCAGGGCCGCTGGTCGTTCGACGACATGTACGCGATGTTCCCGCGCCTGAAGGAGCGCCAGCACACCGAGGCCGGCGTGCTGTCGGGCGGCGAGCAGCAGATGCTGACGCTGTGCCGCACACTGATGGGCGACCCCGAGCTGATCATCATCGACGAGCCCACCGAAGGGCTGGCGCCCAAGATCGTCGAGCTGGTCGGCGAGTACCTGAAGAAGCTCAAGGAGCGCGGCCTGTCCGTGCTGCTGATCGAGCAGAAGCTGACCATCGCCATGACGGTGTCCGACCGGGCGCTGGTGATGGGGCATGGCAGCATCGTTTTCCAGGGCACGCCGGACAGCCTGAGGGCCGACGCCTACACTCGCAAGGAGTGGCTGGAAGTCTAG